The Pseudomonadota bacterium nucleotide sequence TGAACGATCGCGGCGAGGTGGATTTTTCCGCGCTGGCGCGCGATCGTGCCGACCTCGAAGCCTATGTGATCCATGTGGCGGACACGCCCTTCGGCGATTTCCCCGCGGGCCATGAGCGCCTGGCCCACTACATCAACGCCTATAACGCCCTGTCGATGTACAACGTGCTCGATTCCGGCATACCCGAGACCCATGCCGGTTGGCGCAAGGTGCGGTTCTTTTATCTCAAGAAGCTCGTCGTCGGCGGGCGGCTCATGTCGCTCTATGCCTTCGAAAACGATGTGATCCGCAAGCTCGGTGAGCCGCGCGTCCATTTCGCTCTCAATTGCAGCGCGCGCGGCTGTCCCATCCTCCCGCG carries:
- a CDS encoding DUF547 domain-containing protein, which gives rise to NDRGEVDFSALARDRADLEAYVIHVADTPFGDFPAGHERLAHYINAYNALSMYNVLDSGIPETHAGWRKVRFFYLKKLVVGGRLMSLYAFENDVIRKLGEPRVHFALNCSARGCPILPRAPFTARDLEEELDRETRRFFSDTRNLRVDQAQRTVYVSELLDFYPEDFGPDRLAGGACPLDGRVRRLWQHERSTRPDSLT